From a region of the Halanaerobium hydrogeniformans genome:
- a CDS encoding DUF951 domain-containing protein → MPEEFEVGDKVKFKKSHPCGGDVWKILRVGMDFKLKCQKCDRIIMLPRSKFEKSFKKKL, encoded by the coding sequence TTGCCAGAAGAATTTGAAGTTGGAGATAAGGTGAAATTTAAAAAATCTCACCCCTGTGGTGGTGATGTTTGGAAAATTTTAAGAGTTGGTATGGATTTCAAGTTAAAATGCCAAAAGTGTGATAGGATAATAATGCTGCCCCGTAGTAAATTCGAAAAAAGTTTTAAAAAGAAATTATAG
- a CDS encoding tetratricopeptide repeat protein, with protein MRESDYIKKLTEKELQQYQIIVDLIEKNNYKKAINKLEIFLDEKPDFVPALNKRAILHIYAKEYEKAENRLKEIIEIDRDFPPALTNLGSLAKKEGQKSRAKELYKKALDINPDYGPAYNNLGVIYREEGDYSQSVKYLKKARKKGSFNYKYDPDKAFYKDPGCIFILFLALAVALGIIFLI; from the coding sequence ATGAGGGAATCAGATTATATAAAAAAACTGACTGAAAAAGAGTTGCAGCAATACCAAATAATTGTTGACCTTATTGAAAAAAATAATTATAAAAAAGCTATAAATAAATTAGAAATTTTTTTAGACGAAAAACCTGATTTTGTGCCCGCTTTAAACAAAAGGGCGATTTTGCATATTTATGCTAAAGAATATGAAAAAGCTGAAAACAGATTAAAAGAAATTATAGAAATAGATAGAGATTTTCCTCCAGCTTTAACTAATCTCGGTAGTTTGGCAAAAAAAGAAGGGCAAAAAAGTCGGGCAAAAGAATTATATAAAAAAGCACTAGATATTAATCCTGATTATGGTCCAGCCTATAATAATCTGGGAGTAATTTATCGGGAAGAGGGGGATTATTCTCAATCAGTAAAATATCTTAAAAAAGCTCGCAAAAAAGGCAGCTTTAATTACAAATATGATCCAGATAAAGCCTTTTATAAAGATCCAGGCTGTATTTTTATTTTGTTTTTAGCTTTGGCAGTTGCTTTGGGTATTATTTTTTTAATATAA
- the gcvPB gene encoding aminomethyl-transferring glycine dehydrogenase subunit GcvPB: MKEKLIKDYSSPGRTAYSLPELDVKERDFKTELNGYLREDLDLPEVSEVDVVRHYTALSELNYGVDSGIYPLGSCTMKYNPKRNEEIARIPGLSYLHPYQDEDQVQGSLEILYDLKLDLAEISGMDEITLQPASGAHGEFTSLMIVRHYFEERDENRKNVIVPDSAHGTNPATAKMAGYNVIEIASNKRGMVDLDALKAAVDENTAALMLTNPNTLGIFEEDILKITEIVHDVGGLVYYDGANMNAIMGYAKPGDMDFDLMHFNLHKTFSTPHGGGGPGSGPVGVKDFLAPYLPKPLLKKAKDKYYWDHDRESSITKVQSFYGNYGVMLRAWAYIKTVGGSGLKKTTENAVLNANYLKAKLKDEFELPYAADSLHEFVLSGSRQKEQGVSTLNIAKRLLDYDQYAPTIYFPLVVKEALMIEPTETENIDTLNRFVETLLTISREIKEDPELVKNAPHNTSVRRLDETQAARNPDLSW; the protein is encoded by the coding sequence GTGAAGGAAAAACTAATTAAAGATTATAGCAGCCCCGGTAGAACAGCCTATTCATTACCTGAATTAGATGTTAAAGAAAGAGATTTCAAGACAGAACTTAACGGTTATCTGCGGGAAGACTTAGATTTACCTGAGGTAAGTGAAGTAGATGTAGTTAGACACTATACCGCTTTAAGTGAACTAAATTATGGAGTTGATTCAGGGATTTATCCCCTTGGTTCTTGTACAATGAAATATAACCCAAAACGCAATGAAGAAATTGCAAGAATTCCTGGTCTCAGTTATTTACACCCTTATCAGGATGAGGATCAAGTTCAGGGATCATTGGAAATCCTATATGATTTAAAACTTGATTTAGCAGAAATAAGTGGGATGGATGAAATAACTTTGCAACCTGCTTCTGGAGCTCACGGAGAGTTTACCTCTTTGATGATCGTACGCCATTATTTTGAAGAAAGAGATGAAAATAGAAAAAATGTAATTGTTCCTGACTCAGCTCATGGAACAAATCCTGCAACAGCTAAAATGGCTGGCTATAATGTGATAGAAATAGCTTCTAACAAAAGAGGAATGGTAGATTTAGATGCTTTAAAAGCTGCAGTTGACGAAAACACAGCTGCATTAATGCTGACAAACCCTAACACTCTAGGGATTTTCGAAGAAGATATTTTGAAAATAACTGAAATTGTCCATGATGTGGGTGGTTTAGTCTATTATGATGGAGCGAATATGAATGCCATAATGGGGTATGCTAAGCCAGGTGATATGGATTTTGACTTAATGCATTTTAATCTTCATAAAACATTTTCTACACCTCATGGAGGAGGTGGACCCGGTTCCGGTCCAGTGGGAGTTAAGGATTTTCTGGCTCCTTATTTACCAAAACCTCTTTTGAAAAAAGCTAAAGATAAATATTATTGGGATCATGACCGTGAAAGCTCAATCACTAAAGTTCAAAGTTTTTATGGTAATTATGGTGTAATGTTAAGGGCCTGGGCATATATAAAAACAGTTGGAGGCTCTGGGTTAAAAAAGACAACAGAAAATGCAGTTTTAAATGCCAATTATTTAAAAGCAAAATTAAAAGACGAATTTGAACTTCCTTATGCTGCAGACAGTTTGCATGAATTTGTTTTATCAGGCAGCAGGCAAAAAGAGCAAGGAGTTTCAACACTTAATATAGCTAAAAGATTATTAGATTATGATCAATATGCTCCAACAATATATTTCCCATTAGTAGTTAAAGAAGCACTAATGATTGAACCAACTGAAACTGAAAACATTGATACTTTAAATCGTTTTGTAGAAACATTACTGACTATTTCCCGGGAAATAAAAGAAGATCCAGAATTAGTTAAAAATGCACCGCATAATACTTCGGTGCGCAGACTTGATGAGACACAAGCTGCCAGAAATCCTGATCTCAGTTGGTAG
- the gcvPA gene encoding aminomethyl-transferring glycine dehydrogenase subunit GcvPA: protein MDYISNTTAERNEMLKEIGIEAVEDLFKMIPKEISLDCDLDVDSGISELELMDLAKKAAAKNKCLEEMTSFLGAGAYDHYVPSVIDALISRSEFYTAYTPYQAELSQGTLEAMYEYQSMIAELTGMDIANASMLDGGSAAAEAVTMGARISRKKKVLLTDTIHPAYKEVIQCYGKGHQLEFIEPKSDSEIMDPELIKENIDKDTGVLVVQYPNFLGSIEKMEEIARIKAEYKKLILVVIANPVLLGVLKAPAEFGADIVVGEGQGLGNGLNYGGPYLGFMACRGDRKMLRQLPGRIVGKTTDVDGKEGFVLTLQTREQHIRRGKATSNICTNEALNALMATIYLATMGKKGLAEVAEQSYHKAHYLAEKIDELADFEVSNKDNFFHEFVVKSSKNIEKIKEKLLEKDIIAGYELKKAGREGLLVCVTEKITKADMDNFVEKLEVL, encoded by the coding sequence ATGGATTATATTTCAAATACTACAGCAGAACGGAATGAAATGCTTAAAGAAATTGGGATTGAGGCAGTTGAAGATCTTTTTAAAATGATTCCTAAAGAAATATCTTTAGATTGTGATTTAGATGTAGATTCTGGAATCTCGGAGTTAGAATTAATGGATTTAGCTAAAAAAGCTGCTGCTAAAAATAAATGTTTGGAAGAAATGACATCTTTTCTTGGTGCTGGTGCTTATGATCATTATGTTCCTTCTGTTATCGATGCTCTTATCTCTCGTTCAGAATTTTATACAGCTTATACTCCTTATCAGGCTGAGCTCAGCCAGGGAACTCTGGAAGCAATGTATGAATATCAAAGCATGATCGCTGAGTTAACAGGCATGGATATTGCTAATGCGTCAATGCTTGATGGGGGTTCTGCAGCTGCTGAAGCAGTAACGATGGGGGCCAGGATTTCTAGAAAGAAAAAAGTTCTTTTAACAGATACTATTCATCCTGCATATAAAGAGGTAATTCAATGTTATGGTAAAGGTCATCAACTTGAATTTATAGAACCCAAAAGTGATTCAGAAATAATGGATCCTGAATTAATAAAAGAAAATATAGATAAAGATACAGGGGTTTTAGTAGTACAATATCCTAATTTTTTGGGTTCTATAGAAAAAATGGAAGAAATTGCTAGGATAAAAGCGGAATACAAAAAATTGATTCTGGTAGTTATTGCTAACCCTGTTTTGCTTGGTGTACTTAAAGCTCCTGCCGAATTCGGAGCAGACATAGTTGTAGGTGAAGGCCAGGGTCTTGGTAATGGCCTAAATTATGGAGGTCCTTATCTTGGCTTTATGGCCTGTAGAGGTGATAGGAAGATGTTGAGACAGCTACCTGGTAGAATCGTTGGGAAAACTACTGATGTAGATGGTAAAGAAGGTTTTGTTTTAACATTACAAACTCGAGAACAACATATAAGAAGAGGAAAAGCAACATCTAATATTTGTACAAATGAAGCTTTGAATGCTTTAATGGCTACTATCTATCTGGCTACAATGGGAAAAAAGGGATTAGCAGAGGTTGCTGAACAGTCATATCATAAGGCACATTATCTTGCCGAGAAAATAGATGAGCTGGCAGATTTTGAAGTTAGCAATAAAGATAATTTTTTCCATGAATTTGTAGTAAAAAGTTCTAAAAACATTGAGAAAATCAAGGAAAAACTTTTAGAAAAAGATATAATTGCTGGTTATGAGTTAAAAAAAGCCGGTAGAGAAGGTCTACTTGTCTGTGTAACTGAAAAGATAACTAAAGCAGATATGGATAACTTTGTGGAAAAACTGGAGGTGCTTTAA
- the gcvH gene encoding glycine cleavage system protein GcvH, whose protein sequence is MSVKEGLLYSEEHEWVRKEDGLLIIGVSDFAQEELGDIVFVELPEVGEEFESGDTFGVLESVKAVSDTFIPVSAKVIEINETLFDQPELINDDPYGEGWLIKVEAEDLSELDELLSAEEYADFLEEA, encoded by the coding sequence ATGAGTGTAAAAGAAGGTTTGTTGTATTCTGAGGAGCATGAATGGGTTAGAAAAGAAGATGGACTTCTAATTATTGGGGTTTCTGACTTTGCTCAGGAAGAATTGGGAGATATCGTTTTTGTTGAATTACCTGAAGTTGGTGAGGAATTTGAAAGTGGTGATACTTTTGGAGTGCTTGAATCTGTAAAGGCTGTTTCAGATACATTTATACCGGTTAGTGCTAAGGTTATAGAAATTAATGAAACATTATTCGATCAACCAGAACTGATCAATGATGACCCTTATGGTGAAGGCTGGTTAATTAAGGTAGAGGCAGAAGATCTTTCTGAGCTTGATGAATTATTATCTGCTGAGGAGTATGCTGATTTTCTCGAGGAGGCATAA
- the gcvT gene encoding glycine cleavage system aminomethyltransferase GcvT → MKETPLNAIHKESGAKMTDFGGWEMPVEYSGIIEEHLAVRKRCGLFDISHMGELLLTGGGAEKSLQRIITNDAQLLDKGKVLYTLICNENGGIIDDLVVYKLQKNKFLLVVNASNTEKDFDWIKEHLDNDAQIENRTEHYAMLALQGPDSQKVLTKLTDLNLQEINYYRFKEGKVAGKDMIISRTGYTGELGYELYFKAEYAEKIWHDIIKAGKKFEILPAGLGARDTLRLEKGFPLYGNDIDENIDPYQAKLGWVVKLDKGDFIGKEKLKELKRKGIKRERTGFMIQGRGVARKGHKIYCEDQEIGEVSSGSYSPLLKKGIAMGYIKSDYIEPGNKVGIKVRKRFIDAEIVELPFV, encoded by the coding sequence ATGAAGGAAACTCCACTGAATGCAATTCACAAAGAATCTGGAGCAAAAATGACTGATTTCGGTGGTTGGGAAATGCCTGTTGAGTATAGTGGAATTATTGAAGAACACCTTGCTGTCAGAAAGAGATGTGGCCTTTTTGATATTTCACACATGGGAGAACTGCTGCTCACGGGTGGTGGAGCTGAAAAATCACTTCAAAGAATTATAACAAATGATGCTCAACTGCTTGATAAGGGTAAAGTTCTTTATACACTTATCTGCAATGAAAACGGTGGTATTATTGATGATTTGGTGGTTTATAAGTTGCAAAAAAACAAGTTTTTGCTGGTAGTAAATGCTTCTAACACGGAGAAAGATTTTGATTGGATTAAAGAACACTTAGATAACGATGCTCAGATAGAGAATAGAACTGAGCACTATGCAATGCTCGCTCTGCAGGGTCCAGACTCGCAAAAGGTTTTAACTAAATTAACCGATCTTAATCTTCAAGAGATTAATTATTATCGATTTAAAGAAGGTAAGGTCGCTGGAAAAGATATGATTATTTCTAGGACCGGTTATACTGGAGAACTGGGCTACGAACTATATTTTAAAGCAGAATATGCAGAAAAAATCTGGCATGATATAATAAAAGCAGGTAAAAAGTTTGAAATACTCCCTGCTGGATTAGGAGCGCGTGATACCCTTAGGCTTGAAAAGGGATTCCCTCTTTATGGCAATGATATAGATGAAAATATTGATCCATACCAAGCTAAGTTGGGTTGGGTAGTTAAACTTGATAAAGGTGATTTTATAGGAAAAGAAAAGCTCAAAGAATTAAAAAGAAAAGGTATTAAAAGAGAACGGACAGGATTTATGATTCAGGGACGCGGGGTTGCTCGAAAAGGACATAAAATCTACTGTGAAGATCAAGAAATTGGAGAAGTGAGCAGTGGGAGTTATTCTCCTTTGTTGAAAAAGGGAATTGCTATGGGATATATAAAAAGCGATTATATTGAGCCTGGCAATAAGGTTGGAATAAAAGTAAGGAAAAGATTTATAGATGCAGAAATAGTAGAACTACCTTTTGTCTAA
- a CDS encoding DUF554 domain-containing protein — protein MIGTLVNVLSVLAGSTLGVIFRGKFPDKIQKTLIQGISLAVILIGFQMALSIEKSPDIILVIFSLVIGAVIGELLEIEKRLNDFGNTLKERFAAKDALFVQGFVQASLIYCVGAMAIMGSIQDGLNNDPSILFTKSLLDGVTAIAFAASSGIGVAFSAIPILIYQGSITIFASWAEGFLTADMIRIMTATGGLLIVAIGLNMLAKTENIKTGNLLPALAVAVILSSIVF, from the coding sequence ATGATTGGAACATTAGTTAATGTATTGTCTGTTTTAGCGGGCAGTACATTAGGTGTTATTTTCAGAGGTAAGTTTCCAGATAAAATTCAAAAAACCTTAATCCAGGGAATTAGTTTAGCTGTCATTTTAATTGGTTTTCAAATGGCTTTAAGTATTGAAAAATCTCCTGACATTATTCTTGTCATTTTCAGCCTGGTTATTGGAGCAGTTATCGGAGAACTCTTAGAAATAGAGAAAAGACTCAATGATTTTGGTAACACTTTAAAAGAACGCTTTGCAGCAAAAGATGCTCTTTTTGTGCAGGGCTTTGTACAGGCAAGCCTAATCTATTGTGTAGGAGCCATGGCTATAATGGGATCTATACAGGATGGTTTAAATAATGATCCCAGCATACTTTTCACTAAATCTTTGTTAGATGGAGTAACAGCAATAGCTTTTGCCGCCAGCTCAGGGATTGGAGTGGCTTTTTCAGCGATACCAATCTTAATTTATCAGGGTAGTATAACTATTTTTGCATCCTGGGCGGAAGGTTTTTTAACAGCAGATATGATTAGAATTATGACCGCAACAGGGGGCTTGTTGATTGTTGCTATTGGCTTGAATATGTTAGCTAAAACAGAAAATATCAAAACTGGTAATTTACTTCCAGCACTTGCTGTTGCAGTGATTTTAAGTTCGATCGTTTTTTAA